In Polaribacter sp. L3A8, a genomic segment contains:
- a CDS encoding ABC-three component system middle component 8, whose product MLTPTKHTNIKYSVIYIAGKVLGFLKEETLIKYEDLKEMLVSEIGINAKNNINYSLTFLFSIGKIEYLKNIDAITLINENNED is encoded by the coding sequence ATGCTAACACCAACAAAACATACAAACATTAAATATTCTGTGATTTATATTGCAGGCAAAGTTTTGGGCTTCCTAAAAGAGGAAACTTTAATAAAATATGAAGATTTAAAAGAAATGTTAGTAAGTGAAATTGGAATAAATGCAAAAAACAATATCAATTATTCTTTAACCTTTTTATTTTCTATCGGTAAAATAGAATACTTGAAAAACATTGACGCAATTACGTTAATCAACGAGAATAATGAAGATTAG
- a CDS encoding ABC-three component system protein — translation MKYPLEYLTDSDFEILVALICSEILGIGTIVFSEGKDGGRDAEFNGTANNYPSKIEPWRGKIIIQAKHTQRNNASCSESDFQSILKKSVIPAIQKLKKKDEIDYYLLFTNRKLSGGQHPKIEDLFDTKTGIENRVIGLEQIDLWINSYPLIVKKMNLNKLLLPLNFDENDLRLIVNSFSKLDKKKGELSKIPENRDIENKNKLNALSKEYFDNVIKKNLIYFGQIRAFLTDSINKEYLDKYENTIDDINAKITVHRTDFEKFEMILEFLYDFIVENNTELKNKRRLVRLFLHYMYYNCDIGINE, via the coding sequence ATGAAATACCCATTAGAATACTTAACAGATAGTGATTTTGAAATCTTAGTTGCATTAATTTGTAGTGAGATTTTAGGAATTGGAACTATAGTTTTTTCTGAAGGTAAGGATGGTGGAAGGGATGCCGAATTTAACGGAACAGCTAATAATTACCCAAGTAAAATAGAACCTTGGAGAGGTAAAATTATTATTCAAGCAAAACACACTCAAAGAAATAATGCAAGTTGTTCAGAAAGCGACTTTCAATCAATTCTAAAAAAAAGTGTTATTCCCGCAATCCAAAAATTAAAAAAGAAAGATGAGATAGATTATTATTTACTTTTTACAAACAGAAAATTAAGTGGTGGTCAGCATCCTAAAATTGAGGATCTTTTTGATACAAAAACTGGAATTGAAAATAGAGTAATTGGTTTAGAGCAAATTGATTTATGGATAAATTCATATCCTTTAATTGTAAAAAAAATGAATCTTAACAAACTACTTTTACCTCTAAATTTTGACGAAAATGATTTAAGGCTTATAGTCAATTCTTTCAGCAAATTAGATAAGAAAAAAGGAGAGTTATCAAAAATTCCAGAAAATCGTGATATTGAAAATAAAAACAAATTAAACGCACTAAGCAAAGAATATTTTGACAACGTAATCAAAAAAAATCTAATCTATTTCGGACAGATAAGAGCATTTCTAACAGATTCAATCAATAAAGAATATTTAGATAAGTATGAAAATACTATTGATGATATAAATGCGAAAATTACTGTGCACAGAACTGACTTCGAAAAATTTGAAATGATATTAGAGTTCTTATATGATTTTATAGTTGAAAATAATACAGAGTTAAAAAATAAACGTAGATTGGTTCGATTATTTCTACATTATATGTATTATAACTGTGACATTGGAATTAATGAATAA
- a CDS encoding C40 family peptidase codes for MKIIKPFTLLILILFSSCKNEAKSITEIQNIHTNLKTEFAPDKRVELFDINFELADNQLILEGETTSKKAFSILLDSLKNRQLTFTNNVRVLPDSAIGNVQFAVARNSVINIRSLPRHSAELGTQGLLGMPLKVLDKKGDFYRVQTPDNYISWVDKGGITRMNKKDFDAWNAAKKVLFTKNFGFVYADKSIDAEIVSDITLGGLLQYISEDDHFYEVKYPDDRTGFIKKDEAVIYNSWIKNLAISQENIEVTAKTMMGLPYLWGGTSSKGVDCSGFTKMVYLMNGFIIPRDASQQINAGKVVDTDLNFKGLEKGDLLFFGKKATSNKKQRVTHVGIWLGNDKMEFIHSSGNVHVSSMDSKEPNYDAFNKNRYLGSRRYLNVDDKMIVDLKKKMKL; via the coding sequence ATGAAAATTATAAAACCTTTTACGCTACTAATTTTAATTCTTTTTTCGTCTTGTAAAAATGAAGCAAAATCAATTACCGAAATTCAAAATATACATACCAATTTAAAGACAGAATTTGCTCCAGACAAAAGAGTGGAACTGTTTGATATTAATTTTGAACTTGCAGACAATCAACTTATTTTAGAAGGAGAAACAACAAGTAAAAAAGCTTTTTCTATACTTTTAGATAGTTTAAAAAACAGGCAGTTAACCTTTACAAATAATGTGCGTGTTTTACCAGATTCTGCTATTGGAAACGTACAATTTGCCGTTGCTAGAAACTCAGTCATTAACATTCGATCTCTACCTAGACATTCTGCTGAATTAGGAACACAAGGTTTACTGGGAATGCCTTTAAAAGTCTTAGATAAGAAAGGCGATTTTTATAGAGTTCAAACTCCGGATAATTATATTTCTTGGGTAGATAAAGGAGGAATTACCAGAATGAACAAAAAAGATTTTGATGCATGGAACGCTGCTAAAAAAGTGCTTTTTACCAAAAATTTTGGATTCGTCTATGCTGATAAATCAATTGATGCTGAAATTGTTTCTGATATTACTTTAGGCGGATTGTTACAATATATTTCTGAAGATGATCATTTTTATGAAGTAAAATATCCTGATGATAGAACTGGATTTATAAAAAAAGATGAAGCTGTTATTTATAATTCTTGGATTAAAAACTTAGCAATATCTCAAGAAAATATTGAAGTTACTGCAAAAACAATGATGGGCTTACCTTATTTATGGGGAGGAACTTCTAGCAAAGGAGTGGATTGTAGTGGTTTTACTAAAATGGTGTATTTAATGAATGGTTTTATCATTCCTAGAGATGCTTCTCAACAAATTAACGCTGGTAAAGTTGTTGACACTGATTTAAATTTTAAAGGTTTAGAAAAAGGCGATTTATTGTTCTTTGGTAAAAAAGCTACCTCAAATAAAAAACAACGTGTTACACATGTTGGTATTTGGTTAGGAAACGATAAAATGGAATTTATTCACTCTTCTGGAAACGTACATGTAAGCTCTATGGATTCTAAAGAACCTAATTATGATGCGTTTAATAAAAACAGGTATTTAGGTAGTAGGCGTTATCTTAATGTTGATGACAAAATGATTGTTGATTTAAAGAAAAAAATGAAACTTTAG
- a CDS encoding YiiX/YebB-like N1pC/P60 family cysteine hydrolase, which yields MHKTLKQTCIPILLSIVLFSCQNNKNKNNFELKQGDLLFQNTGTGEIDNAIKDVTATSVSKNYSHVGMAMKKDGKWFVIEAIPKVGISQTPIVKFLNRNKNKFNKSATTVARLDNYYQPYIAKAIAYGVERINTPYDEIFLWDDNSYYCSELVYKMFSSQDLPKDAIPFLTHPMTFNDSTGNPMPSWKAYYKTRNQPIPEGIEGTNPNLMASSPHIKFVHDYENE from the coding sequence ATGCATAAAACATTAAAGCAAACTTGCATCCCTATTTTACTATCTATTGTTTTGTTCAGTTGCCAAAACAATAAAAACAAAAATAATTTTGAATTAAAACAAGGTGATTTACTGTTTCAAAATACAGGAACTGGCGAAATTGATAATGCTATTAAAGATGTAACGGCAACTTCCGTATCTAAAAACTATTCGCATGTTGGTATGGCAATGAAAAAAGATGGAAAATGGTTTGTAATAGAAGCGATTCCTAAAGTGGGAATTTCTCAAACTCCTATAGTAAAGTTTCTGAACAGAAATAAAAATAAGTTTAACAAATCGGCCACCACGGTTGCAAGACTAGATAATTATTACCAACCTTATATTGCTAAAGCAATAGCATATGGAGTAGAAAGAATAAATACACCTTATGATGAGATTTTTTTATGGGATGACAACTCTTATTATTGCTCAGAATTAGTTTATAAAATGTTTTCTTCTCAAGATTTACCAAAAGATGCTATTCCTTTTCTTACGCATCCAATGACATTTAACGACAGCACAGGAAACCCAATGCCTAGTTGGAAAGCTTATTACAAAACACGTAACCAGCCAATTCCTGAGGGGATCGAAGGTACAAATCCTAATTTGATGGCCAGCAGTCCTCATATTAAATTTGTGCATGATTATGAGAATGAATAA
- a CDS encoding M23 family metallopeptidase — translation MNKYLYIVLLLISCSSFSQVDFKTYFKKVDNGFDFLADNNEYCPVSVEVDLELVNMSTTNGNFKTYVIPARSKGVVITTLKAIKAGKYKYNSKTRYNYGDLVTKDTVASAEYIYNLPFKKGKKFKVSQGYNGTETHQKVNAIDFTMPIGTAIYAAREGVVIKVVDTNTKTCVTKGCLEYNNVILIYHNDGSIADYSHINTNAAVVKKGDKVTKGQLIAKSGNIGWSSGPHLHFEVFKQEILKRETLKTKFKINDGTEVPIYLEEKVKYLRKY, via the coding sequence ATGAATAAATATTTATATATCGTTCTTTTATTAATCTCTTGTAGTTCCTTTTCTCAAGTAGACTTTAAAACCTATTTTAAAAAAGTAGACAACGGATTTGATTTTTTAGCAGACAATAATGAATATTGTCCGGTTTCGGTAGAAGTAGATTTAGAGTTGGTAAACATGTCTACCACTAACGGAAACTTTAAAACGTATGTAATTCCTGCAAGATCAAAAGGCGTTGTAATTACTACGTTAAAGGCAATAAAAGCAGGTAAGTACAAGTATAATTCTAAAACCAGATATAATTACGGAGATCTTGTTACTAAAGATACCGTTGCATCAGCAGAGTACATTTACAACCTTCCTTTTAAAAAAGGAAAAAAGTTTAAAGTATCTCAAGGCTATAACGGTACAGAAACGCATCAGAAAGTAAATGCAATAGATTTTACCATGCCAATTGGCACAGCTATTTATGCAGCTAGAGAAGGCGTTGTTATTAAAGTTGTAGATACTAACACAAAAACATGTGTTACAAAAGGATGTTTAGAGTATAATAATGTAATTTTAATCTATCATAATGATGGTTCAATTGCAGATTATTCTCACATTAACACCAATGCAGCAGTCGTTAAAAAAGGTGATAAAGTAACAAAAGGTCAGTTAATAGCAAAAAGTGGAAATATTGGTTGGTCATCTGGCCCACATTTACATTTTGAAGTTTTTAAGCAAGAAATTCTCAAGCGAGAAACGCTTAAAACGAAGTTCAAAATTAACGACGGAACGGAAGTGCCTATTTACTTAGAAGAAAAAGTAAAGTATCTTAGAAAGTATTAA
- a CDS encoding DUF2326 domain-containing protein — MKISKIYSNKNFKNIEFNEKFNAIVASKQSDEKKDTHGLGKSTLIRVIDFLLISSYNKNTDKLLGNDLFIGQEFYGEFKLNNEKYLVIKRAINSATKVFFKLNDSKLDGFKLDIDWDEELTFKKARVKLNEYLDFNVLPNWDYRKSITYFLRSQQDFLDVFKLNKFKGKHKDWKPFVFDLLGFNGSLILEKLEIEEDIEDLKKRTKTLKLEAQIDTSEKDRLEGLLEIKKIELSGIKSQIDKFNFFKEDILTNKQLVEEIDTKLQAFNTDRYRISYEINKIESSLSQINDDVDDKEINSLFEDVNLYYPKQLKKEYDDLINFQKSLTTERKEYLSETLSLLKVDYTKLNKSIKEIESQKSDLLSLLTEKDSYFKFKEYQKKTIGIEVEIERIKDKLKAIDSTLILENDIKEKREIINDKISELKISLTERKHSNINKVFNSIIKEILDTNALISLKLNNQGNVEFNADYQNKTDLLKTSESQGTTYKKLLCVAFDLSLLVNYSDKSFYKFVYHDGVLEGLDDRIKIRYINLIKEFCEEYDLQYIGTLIDSDLPKDMPNLIEDKDICLRLNDKDNSGKLFLNSF; from the coding sequence ATGAAGATTAGTAAAATATATTCTAATAAAAATTTTAAGAATATTGAATTTAATGAAAAATTCAATGCTATTGTTGCGTCAAAACAATCAGATGAAAAGAAAGATACACACGGTTTAGGTAAATCAACATTAATTAGAGTTATTGATTTTTTACTCATATCAAGTTATAATAAGAACACAGATAAGCTTTTAGGTAATGATCTTTTTATAGGTCAAGAGTTTTATGGTGAATTCAAACTAAATAATGAAAAATATTTAGTTATTAAACGTGCCATAAATTCAGCTACTAAAGTATTTTTCAAATTGAATGACTCTAAGCTAGATGGTTTTAAGTTGGATATTGATTGGGATGAAGAATTAACATTCAAAAAAGCAAGAGTAAAGTTAAATGAATACTTAGATTTTAATGTATTACCAAATTGGGATTATAGAAAATCTATAACCTATTTTTTAAGAAGTCAACAAGATTTTTTAGATGTTTTTAAATTGAATAAATTTAAAGGTAAACATAAAGATTGGAAACCTTTTGTTTTTGATTTATTAGGATTTAATGGGAGTCTAATTTTAGAAAAATTAGAAATTGAAGAAGATATTGAAGACTTAAAGAAAAGAACAAAGACCTTAAAACTGGAAGCACAAATAGATACTTCTGAAAAAGATAGATTAGAAGGGCTTTTAGAAATAAAGAAAATTGAACTTTCAGGGATTAAAAGCCAAATAGATAAATTTAATTTTTTTAAAGAAGATATTCTTACAAACAAGCAACTTGTTGAAGAAATTGATACAAAACTTCAGGCATTCAATACTGATAGATATAGAATTTCATATGAAATTAACAAAATAGAATCATCATTATCTCAAATAAATGATGATGTTGACGATAAAGAAATTAATAGTCTATTTGAAGATGTAAACTTGTATTACCCTAAGCAATTAAAAAAGGAATATGACGATTTAATTAATTTTCAAAAATCCTTAACAACAGAACGCAAAGAGTATCTTTCTGAAACTTTAAGTCTGTTAAAAGTTGATTACACCAAATTAAACAAAAGTATTAAAGAAATTGAATCTCAAAAAAGTGATTTATTATCTTTATTAACAGAAAAAGACAGTTATTTTAAATTTAAAGAGTATCAGAAAAAAACAATTGGTATTGAGGTAGAAATTGAGCGTATTAAAGATAAATTAAAAGCCATAGACAGCACATTAATTTTAGAAAACGACATAAAAGAAAAACGAGAAATAATAAATGATAAAATTTCAGAATTAAAAATATCTTTAACTGAAAGAAAACACTCAAATATTAATAAAGTTTTTAACTCTATAATTAAAGAGATATTAGATACAAATGCTTTAATTTCATTGAAGTTAAATAATCAAGGGAATGTTGAATTTAATGCTGATTACCAAAACAAAACTGATTTATTAAAAACTTCTGAATCACAGGGAACAACATATAAAAAATTACTTTGCGTTGCATTTGACTTATCACTATTAGTTAATTATTCTGACAAATCATTCTACAAATTTGTTTATCACGATGGAGTTTTAGAAGGTTTGGACGACAGAATTAAAATTAGATATATAAATCTAATAAAAGAGTTTTGTGAAGAATATGACTTACAATATATAGGCACTTTAATAGATTCTGATTTACCGAAAGATATGCCTAATTTAATTGAAGATAAAGATATTTGTTTAAGATTGAATGATAAAGACAACTCTGGAAAGTTGTTTTTGAATAGTTTCTAA